In the genome of Armatimonadota bacterium, one region contains:
- the gcvPA gene encoding aminomethyl-transferring glycine dehydrogenase subunit GcvPA, translating into MPYIPHTEADRQAMLETIGVATIDELFREIPDDLKLKRPLDVPEGMDEYALYRHLKVLSEKNSDLSEVACFLGAGIYDRYIPATVGAVISRGEFLTAYTPYQPELSQGYLQSIYEFQTMVADLYGMDVANASMYDGATALAEAALMACSLTKRKVVAVSQAVHPNYRQVLDTYCWSMGIEVRTLPLNDGASHDYGMLDGDTACVLLQQPNFFGIIEDLGKARAESSSHGAMFVVSGDPTAFGVLPPPGEAGADIVTGEGQPLGIPMGFGGPMLGLFTCKREFVRSIPGRIVGRTTDHDGRSGYVMTLRTREQDIRREKATSNICTNQALMALAATVYMIAVGKNGIRSVAESTVKNTQYAIKKLTEAGGNLRFHGKVFGEFVLDLPKPAEHVRDALLKDHVLAGLPLGGYYSDMDHSLLVAVTEVRTKAEIDRYAELLKAALA; encoded by the coding sequence ATGCCTTACATCCCCCATACCGAAGCCGACCGCCAGGCGATGCTCGAGACCATCGGCGTCGCGACGATCGACGAACTGTTCCGGGAGATCCCGGACGACTTGAAACTCAAGCGGCCTCTCGACGTGCCCGAAGGCATGGACGAGTACGCCCTGTACCGACACTTGAAGGTCCTGAGCGAGAAGAACTCCGATCTCAGCGAGGTCGCGTGCTTCCTCGGCGCGGGCATCTATGACCGGTACATCCCGGCGACGGTCGGTGCCGTCATCTCGCGCGGCGAGTTCCTCACCGCCTACACGCCGTACCAGCCGGAGCTGAGCCAAGGCTATCTGCAGTCCATCTACGAGTTCCAGACGATGGTCGCGGACCTCTACGGCATGGACGTCGCGAACGCCTCGATGTACGACGGCGCGACGGCCCTGGCCGAGGCCGCGCTCATGGCCTGCAGCCTGACGAAGCGCAAGGTCGTGGCGGTGAGCCAAGCCGTGCATCCGAACTATCGGCAAGTCCTCGACACGTACTGCTGGTCGATGGGGATCGAGGTGAGGACGTTGCCGCTGAACGACGGCGCGTCGCACGATTACGGCATGCTCGACGGTGACACGGCCTGCGTACTGCTCCAGCAACCGAACTTTTTCGGGATCATCGAAGACCTCGGTAAGGCCCGCGCGGAGTCGTCGTCGCACGGAGCGATGTTCGTCGTCAGCGGAGACCCGACCGCCTTCGGAGTCTTGCCCCCTCCGGGCGAAGCCGGTGCGGACATCGTGACGGGCGAAGGCCAGCCTCTCGGGATCCCGATGGGGTTCGGCGGGCCGATGCTCGGCCTCTTCACGTGCAAGCGCGAGTTCGTACGCAGCATCCCTGGCCGCATCGTCGGCCGCACCACGGACCACGACGGCCGCTCAGGCTATGTGATGACCCTGCGGACCCGCGAACAGGACATCCGGCGCGAAAAGGCGACTTCCAACATTTGTACCAACCAGGCACTGATGGCCCTGGCCGCGACGGTCTACATGATCGCGGTCGGCAAGAACGGGATCCGTTCGGTCGCCGAATCGACGGTCAAGAACACTCAGTACGCGATCAAGAAGCTCACCGAAGCCGGTGGCAACCTGAGGTTCCATGGCAAAGTGTTCGGCGAGTTCGTGCTCGACCTGCCAAAGCCGGCTGAACACGTCCGCGATGCCCTGTTGAAAGACCACGTATTGGCGGGACTTCCGCTCGGCGGTTACTATTCGGATATGGACCATAGCCTCTTGGTCGCGGTCACCGAAGTCCGGACCAAGGCGGAGATCGACCGCTACGCCGAGTTGCTCAAAGCCGCGTTGGCCTAG
- the gcvH gene encoding glycine cleavage system protein GcvH, whose product MNVPSDLRYTKSHEWVRLDGDTATIGITDHAQSELGDIVFLDLPAPGRALNAEETFGTVESVKTVSDVYSPVSGEVTAVNESLGAQSELVNSDPYGSGWLVKVKLSDPGQVDALMDADAYTASLG is encoded by the coding sequence GTGAACGTCCCCTCCGACCTGCGGTACACGAAGTCGCACGAATGGGTCCGCCTTGACGGCGACACGGCCACGATCGGCATCACGGACCACGCCCAGTCCGAACTCGGCGACATCGTCTTCCTCGATCTGCCGGCCCCGGGCCGCGCGTTGAACGCCGAAGAGACCTTCGGCACGGTCGAAAGCGTGAAGACCGTTTCCGACGTTTATTCGCCCGTGAGCGGCGAAGTGACCGCGGTCAACGAGAGCCTGGGAGCGCAAAGCGAACTGGTCAACTCCGATCCCTATGGGAGCGGATGGCTCGTGAAGGTCAAGCTGAGCGACCCGGGTCAGGTGGACGCCCTCATGGACGCGGACGCCTATACGGCGTCCCTCGGCTGA
- a CDS encoding dihydroorotase yields the protein MERPFELVLSGGTLVPAMAVGDVGIRDGKIAAVGDLSGATAVETVNVRGLHVLPGVIDSQVHFREPGLTHKEDLESGSRAAVMGGVTTYFDEPNVDPTTTTAEALADKVLRAEGRSWAHFAFWVGASQDNLDDLARLESLPGTPGIGEVFMGSSTGNLLVPDDPSLRRVLENGKRRVAVHAEDEFRLRERKALLSAEPHVREHPNLRDVESSRLATERILRLSAETGRPVHVLHVSTAVELPMLAQAKADGLGTTCEVTPQHLTFTSDDYEAFGTRIQQNTPIRSEEHRRALWDAVVDGLFDVVGSDHAPHTLEEKAKPYPQSPSGMPGVQTLLPMLLDWSAREGRIGWADIVRLTASNPAKLFGVVGKGEVREGFDADLALVDAAASFVVTPQWLQSKCGWSPYEGRTLTGRVVHTLVGGRFAVRDGDLAEKGLGQVVRFTGNG from the coding sequence ATGGAGCGACCTTTCGAACTTGTGCTCTCCGGAGGGACGCTCGTTCCGGCCATGGCCGTTGGCGACGTCGGGATCAGAGACGGAAAGATCGCAGCGGTCGGTGACCTGAGCGGAGCGACGGCCGTCGAGACCGTGAACGTCCGGGGCCTCCACGTCCTGCCTGGCGTGATCGACAGCCAGGTCCACTTCCGCGAGCCTGGGCTCACCCACAAGGAAGACCTCGAATCGGGTTCCAGGGCCGCTGTCATGGGCGGCGTCACGACGTATTTCGACGAACCGAACGTCGATCCCACCACGACGACGGCCGAGGCCCTGGCCGACAAGGTCCTGCGGGCCGAGGGGCGTTCGTGGGCCCATTTCGCGTTCTGGGTCGGAGCTTCTCAGGACAACCTTGACGACCTCGCCCGTTTAGAAAGCCTCCCCGGAACCCCCGGGATCGGCGAGGTCTTCATGGGCAGCTCTACCGGGAACCTTCTCGTGCCCGATGATCCGTCCCTTCGACGTGTCCTTGAAAACGGGAAGCGCCGCGTCGCGGTCCATGCCGAAGACGAGTTCCGTCTGCGCGAGCGCAAGGCGCTGCTCAGCGCCGAGCCCCACGTCCGGGAACACCCGAACCTACGCGATGTCGAATCGTCTCGACTGGCCACTGAGCGCATTCTCCGCTTGAGCGCTGAGACAGGACGGCCCGTCCATGTCCTCCATGTGTCGACCGCGGTCGAACTCCCGATGCTCGCCCAGGCGAAGGCCGACGGCCTCGGGACGACGTGCGAGGTCACGCCTCAACACTTGACCTTCACGAGCGACGACTACGAAGCCTTCGGGACGCGTATTCAGCAGAACACGCCGATCCGGAGCGAGGAGCACAGGCGAGCGCTGTGGGACGCCGTCGTCGACGGCCTCTTCGACGTCGTCGGCAGCGACCACGCCCCGCACACGCTGGAAGAGAAGGCCAAGCCGTATCCACAGTCCCCGAGCGGGATGCCCGGTGTCCAGACCCTCCTGCCCATGTTGCTCGATTGGAGCGCACGAGAGGGGCGGATCGGATGGGCCGACATCGTGCGGCTGACGGCTTCCAATCCGGCCAAGCTTTTCGGCGTCGTCGGCAAGGGCGAGGTGCGGGAGGGCTTCGACGCCGACCTCGCCCTGGTCGACGCTGCCGCATCCTTTGTGGTCACGCCCCAATGGCTCCAAAGCAAATGTGGCTGGTCGCCGTACGAGGGGCGGACGTTGACGGGACGGGTCGTCCACACGCTCGTCGGCGGTCGGTTCGCCGTGAGGGACGGCGACTTGGCCGAGAAAGGTCTCGGCCAAGTCGTCCGTTTTACGGGCAATGGCTAG
- a CDS encoding DUF2993 domain-containing protein, giving the protein MGPLLVFAVLGGSLGLVDREVKVFERAAAKEIRSKLQGEAARVKVEAEPDGLGVLWGALDRATITASGFSVDELPLFVEPERSQAGRCGNLTLRLHDFKLKGLRVESLDASIPACRYDRSLALKSKTFRLSRSGTGSGTVRILQDDLSAFVEAKYAEIKTARVQVRSGIVRVDGYGEFLIVKTDFTVIASLVPVDGERLELREATVWFDGRRADPFAAETLLKTLNPVVDFDSDLGLYGAVKVEKLELRDGVLTATGRTRIPVRPGSRPPMTVLPKGQERFRGVRPPDLLTGRLRPRLVPDRNFVDVFTEPDGLRRDLGTELEPFGP; this is encoded by the coding sequence ATGGGCCCGTTGCTCGTCTTCGCCGTTCTGGGAGGTTCGCTCGGTCTCGTCGACCGGGAGGTCAAGGTCTTCGAGCGCGCGGCCGCGAAAGAAATCCGGTCCAAGCTACAAGGCGAAGCGGCCCGCGTCAAGGTGGAGGCCGAGCCCGACGGACTGGGCGTCCTTTGGGGCGCGCTCGACCGTGCGACCATCACGGCCTCGGGATTCTCGGTGGACGAGCTCCCTCTCTTCGTGGAACCGGAGCGTTCTCAAGCTGGACGATGTGGAAACCTGACATTAAGGCTGCATGACTTTAAGTTGAAGGGGCTCCGCGTCGAATCGCTGGACGCGAGCATTCCGGCCTGCCGCTATGACCGGTCCTTGGCCCTGAAATCGAAGACGTTCCGCTTGAGCCGCTCGGGAACCGGATCCGGGACCGTTCGGATCCTGCAAGACGACCTGTCGGCGTTCGTGGAGGCCAAGTACGCCGAGATCAAGACGGCCAGAGTCCAAGTGCGGAGCGGCATCGTACGGGTGGACGGCTATGGCGAGTTCCTCATCGTCAAGACGGACTTCACGGTGATCGCGTCCTTGGTCCCCGTCGATGGAGAGAGGCTCGAACTGCGAGAGGCCACCGTTTGGTTCGACGGGCGTCGGGCCGATCCGTTCGCGGCCGAAACGTTGCTCAAGACCCTGAACCCGGTCGTGGACTTCGACTCCGACCTGGGGCTCTATGGCGCGGTCAAGGTCGAAAAACTGGAACTTCGCGACGGCGTCCTGACCGCGACGGGCAGGACGCGCATCCCCGTGCGGCCAGGGTCAAGGCCGCCAATGACGGTACTTCCAAAGGGTCAAGAACGCTTCCGGGGCGTCCGTCCACCGGATCTTCTTACCGGCCGCCTTCGACCGCGGCTCGTACCGGATCGGAACTTCGTGGATGTGTTCACCGAGCCGGACGGCCTTCGCCGTGACCTCGGGACAGAACTCGAACCGTTCGGACCGTAG